ACTCCACAGATAACAGCATTCACTACAACTTTGCGGATATTAATGCAGATGTTCTTGGTAGTATTTACGAGCAATATCTTGGGCATATTCTGAAAAAATCCCAACATACGGCAAAACTTAAAGAAACTCATCAACACCGAAAAGAACAAGGGATATATTATACTCCGCAATATATTGTAGATTATATTGTCAAAAACACGGTTGGGGAAGTATTGAAAGAAACAAAAGCAAAGGACTTGTCCAAACTAAAGATACTTGATCCGGCCTGCGGTTCAGGTTCATTCCTTATCAAAGCGTTTGATGAAATTGTCGACTATTGCTCCAAACAAATACAAAGTGAATTTGGACATGTTTACAAAACTGAAATATTGAAAAATAATATTTATGGTGTGGATTTAGATAGACAAGCTGTTGAAATTACTCAAATGAACCTGCTTTTGAAAACACTTTATCAGAAGCAAAAACTACCTGCTTTGAAAAATATCCGTTGTGGAAATTCTTTGATTGATGACAAAGTGTTTGCCAAAGATAAAGCTTTCAAATGGAAAGAAGAATTCAAGGAAATAATGTCATTCGGCGGGTTTGATGTCGTAATTGGAAATCCGCCATATGTTGTACTTGAAAGTGATTATCCTGCACTGAGTTACTTCAAACAAAATTATTTAGTGGCTCATGGTGGAAAGGTTAATTTATATAAATTATTTATCGAGAGGTCACTGCAGTTGTTGAAAGATGGCGGATATTTAGGTTTTATTTGTCCGAGCAATTATTTGTCCAGCAAAGACAGCGAAGCTCTGAGGAAATTGTTGCTTGAGAACAGACTCGTGGAAATTATCGAATATGTTGAATCTGATAGGGTTTTCATAGGGGTTACACAAGCGTTGACTACGATCGTAGTAAAAAAACAAAAGCCGAGACAAAATTCAATATTAAATCTGCAAACAAAGAAATTTGGATTGCAAAATATTTTGCAGAGCGACTTTGGCAAAAATGAAAACATATCATTTATTCCTTGGAATAAAGCTATAGACAAAATGAAATCTTCAGAAAAGAAATTTAGTAATGTTGTGGAAGGATATCAAGGGGAAGTCAATGTCAGTACGCAGAAACAGCATTTTGTTTTGAATAAACAGGCAGGATATCTTCCTCTATATCGTGGAAATCAAATTAGTAGATATTCAATTGTTGAAACTCCGAAAGAGTGGTATCCTATTTCCAGCGATAAGCGAGGGCACTATTCAATGGCCCGAATTGTATTTCAGGAAGTTTCTAATCAGCAACAAGATAGGCGGATAAAAGCAACGCTGATTAAAGAAAATAATTTTTGTGGACATACAACAAATTATGGCTTTGCAAAGAAGGGTGAAAATATTTTATGCTTATTAGCGGTTTTGAACAGTAAGCCAGTAAACTATTATTTTAAATATTTTAATAATACGAATCATGTTCCAATTGGAGAAATAAAAGAAATTCCATTTCCTGAAGTTGACGAAAAAGCTCAACAAGAAATGGCCAAATACTCACAACAAATGCTTGATTTGTATGAGGATTTACAAAAAGTTACAGAGCATACTGACAAATACTCCAAAATAAAGGCAGAGCTTGAAAAAAGCGAACTCAAAATTGATGAGTTAGTTTACAAACTTTATAGCTTAACCGAAGAAGAAATAAAAATAGTTGAAAATTCAGGCAAGGAGGAATAAAATGGCAAATCTTTTTTTGAAAACAAAAAACTCTACTCAAAATCTTATGGCCACTCCGTTCAAAACTGAGGAAGAATTTGAAAGAATTATTTTTGAAACACCTGAAATACTGGAAGATATATTTTTAATTAAAAGACAAATAAGAGGTGGTTCAAAGGCTGGTATTCCAGACATTATAGGAATTGATAACGACGGGAACATATGTATAGTTGAGATGAAAAATGTTGATGTAGATGCATCAATAATTCCTCAAGTGTTAGAATATGCGTTTTGGGCTGAATCTAATCCTGATTCGATAAAGTCTTTGTGGCTTGAAACAAAGGATAAGCCGGAAGATTTAAAGGTAAGCTTGGAAGACTTTCAGATAAGAATAATAATAATTGCTCCTACCATTTTGAAATCTACTTTAGATATAGTTAACAAAATAAACTATCCCGTTGATCTTATTGAAATAAAAAGATGGGTTGTGAAGAATAGACAATACTTGTTAGTAAACAAACTTGAAGAAGAATTAAGAAAGAAACCATCGTTAGTTAAAGGTATGGAAACCTATGATGAGTCATTTTACGCAAAAGAGTACAACAAAAATAGTGCTAAAGAATTCATAAAAGTAGTTAAGGAAGTGGAGTCCATAATAAAAAAGAAAAACTGGCTGTTGGAAACCAAATATAATAAGTATTATTGTGGATTTAAAGCTGGTTTTTTTAATGCTTTCGGAATTAAGTGGATGGGTTCAAAGACATTCGCTTTCTTTTTTAAATTGGACAAACATGTGGCTAGACGTGCTTCAATTAAAATGACAAAATACGAAGATCTATGGAAAGAAGCAGTATATTACATTGATCCCGCAAAAACAAAGACGAAAAAATTCCTGCCATTATTTGAAATGGCATATAAAAAACTGTCTGGCTAATATATTTGGAAAAAGTTTTGTGAGGACATAATGGCTTTATTTCTAAAAGGTTCAGAATGGCGAAGATGGGATTTTCATGTTCATACGCCTGCTTCGGCTTTTGCACATTCCTTTGGTGACAATTGGGATAATTATGTTGAAAAATTGATTGATGCCTTAATTAAACACAACGTTTCGGCAATAGTGACTGCAGATTATTTTTGATGACCCGGTCAGTTCACTAGATCATGAGCGTAAGGATAAGATTGCGAAGCGGCTTGCCGAAGTAGCAGAACAGCGACAGGTAATAGTATTCACTCATGATCTGGTTTTTATGAGCCTGTTAGTAAGAAGTGCTTTAGCGAAAAATATACCAATTTTATCCCATTGGATAAGAAAAGTTGCAGGACAGCCTGGTTGTATGGAAGACAACACTAGTCCGGGATTAGCAACTCTTGCCACTTCAAAAAAAGACTCACAGGAATCAGTAAAGAACTTTGCGTCACTCGGGGCAAAAGAACAAGAAAGAGCTTTGGGGCGAAAATTAAATATGAATTCCAAATCAATTAGATATGACCTCGTAAGTAATGCTAAAGGTTCGTTATCGCATGCAGTAGAACATTTAACAAGTTCAAACGAAGTTAAAGATAGTGATCTGAAACTTGCGATTCGCGATGTTTTTCATGTCATAGAGTTGCTTTTGAAAGAGAAACTAAGAAGAATACATCCAGCGTTTGTTTTGGAAGATATTGATAAATATCCGTCTCTTGAAGCTAATACAGTGGGGGTGGTTAAAGCTATTAAACGGTTGGGGAAAATTGGGAATATATATTTTGATGAAAATTCTAACGATACGGTATATAGATGTAAAAAAATCAGAGATTCGATTGAACACTACGAATTTCAGATTGAAGTAAAAGAAGCAAAAGCCATTATTGGGAGGATGCTGTCTTTTATTTTTGGATTTTCAAAAAAACACTTAGATATAGACTTAGAAGAAGAATTTAGAGCTGATGATAGATGGTCTGAGCTTTTGAATATTTATGAGTTCTGGGAAGCCCATAGTAAGGAAATAGAGAACCAATTGATTGCCAACAAAACACATCGATGTATATGTCCTTCATGTGGAGCAAATACATTTGTTATCGACGATTCCAAATGTGCCATTTGTTGCCATTGTGAACAAATGATTAAATGTGATCATTGCGGTGAATATGTTTTCGAATCAGAGGTGCAAGAATTTAATGATGTTGACTACGATGAGGGGGGGCCAATAAGCTGTGTCACAATAAAGATTTGTAATAATTGTGTGAAAGAAAATGAAGATTATGAGCCCGATTTTGATGATATTGGTGATTGAGAATATGTCTCAGTTTTTAATTGGTTAACCTAAAAATGAATATTGAATTATGATTTTGGGAGGAAAAAATGACAGAGAAAAAACGAATTTTCATCAGCTTCGATGTGGATCATGATGAGGGCACAAAGACTATGCTTGCTGGCCAAGCTAAGTTGCCTGACAGTCCATTTGATTTTGTTGATGCTTCGGTGAAAGAGCATCTTCCAGGGGATTGGAAAGAGAAAGTGCGGTGGCGTATGGATAATATTGATATTGTAATTGTTTTATGTGGGGAATATACGCACAAAGCAAATGGTGTTGCTTCTGAATTAACAATTGCTCAGGAAAAAGAAATCCCATATTTCCTTTTGGCTGCCTATGCAGATAAAATATGCACTAAGCCTACAACTGCTAAATCGGATGACAAGATTTATAAGTGGACTTGGCCTAATATTAAGATTTTAATAGAAGG
The genomic region above belongs to Elusimicrobiota bacterium and contains:
- a CDS encoding N-6 DNA methylase — encoded protein: STDNSIHYNFADINADVLGSIYEQYLGHILKKSQHTAKLKETHQHRKEQGIYYTPQYIVDYIVKNTVGEVLKETKAKDLSKLKILDPACGSGSFLIKAFDEIVDYCSKQIQSEFGHVYKTEILKNNIYGVDLDRQAVEITQMNLLLKTLYQKQKLPALKNIRCGNSLIDDKVFAKDKAFKWKEEFKEIMSFGGFDVVIGNPPYVVLESDYPALSYFKQNYLVAHGGKVNLYKLFIERSLQLLKDGGYLGFICPSNYLSSKDSEALRKLLLENRLVEIIEYVESDRVFIGVTQALTTIVVKKQKPRQNSILNLQTKKFGLQNILQSDFGKNENISFIPWNKAIDKMKSSEKKFSNVVEGYQGEVNVSTQKQHFVLNKQAGYLPLYRGNQISRYSIVETPKEWYPISSDKRGHYSMARIVFQEVSNQQQDRRIKATLIKENNFCGHTTNYGFAKKGENILCLLAVLNSKPVNYYFKYFNNTNHVPIGEIKEIPFPEVDEKAQQEMAKYSQQMLDLYEDLQKVTEHTDKYSKIKAELEKSELKIDELVYKLYSLTEEEIKIVENSGKEE
- a CDS encoding TIR domain-containing protein; the protein is MTEKKRIFISFDVDHDEGTKTMLAGQAKLPDSPFDFVDASVKEHLPGDWKEKVRWRMDNIDIVIVLCGEYTHKANGVASELTIAQEKEIPYFLLAAYADKICTKPTTAKSDDKIYKWTWPNIKILIEGKR